The Chryseobacterium sp. LJ668 genome segment AATCCGAAGTAAAACATCAAACCAGCTGAAATTCCGATCCAGGAAATAAAGATGATCGCTTCATAACCGTTACTCCAAGGAGCATGACCTGAAATGAACCATCTTGCAACCAATCCCAGGAAGTGAAAGAAGTAACCCACTGTTCCAATAATTATTATTGCTTTAATGATCTTACTCAATAATTTTCTGGGTTTAAATAATTCCACAAAACCTAAAATCAACAATAAACTTCCAATGATGGTGTAAAAAATTAAAAGCTTAAAATTAAGATTCACTTCATTCATGAAAACTTCAAGATTTACTTTGTTTTCTGAGGGAACCACGCTTTTGCCCCATTTCTGCTGATATGCTGAAAGCTTTGCCAATTCTGCATCTGCTTTGCTCCAGTTGCCTGTTTTCTGTGCCTGAAGTGCTTCTGCAAAATAAGGTCCCATTACTTGCTGAGATTCCATATCCGGCTCCATCTTCTGGTCAAGCCATGAATGCCAAGTGTGATTGGGATCATTTTTTACAGGAACGATTCTCATGAACTGTCCGCTGAAAAATTCGTTAAAAATCTGCACTCTTTCGTTTATTTTGATGACCTGTTTATCATATTCTGACTGGTCTCCAGGTTTTTTACGAAAAGCCGTATTGTAATCTTCATCTAAAATATACGTCAGGTTTCCATTGGCATCTGCAGGGAAAAGATTCATCAAAGAAGTATATCCTTCTTCATCGGCTTTTGTTTTCCGTAAAAGCTCTTTTCCTCCTTTAGCATCGATTTTAATCAAAGGAACCATTGTCCAGCTCGGAGTGTCTGTATTCACGGATAAAAACCATTGGTTAGCCGTCAGATATTTTCCGTCTGTTCCTCTGAAAGCATCTTTTTTATATAATTTTCTTAAAACATCTAAAGCCTGCGTATTGATCGGAACTATTCTACCTTCATAATTCTGAACCAAAAGATATCCGAATTTATCTGCGTGATCCTTACTGATTTTATTTCTTGCAATGATTTCGTCTGGCGAAATCATTTTCATTTTCGTAAGAGGTGCAGCTACTGAATTCTGCTGTATACGTTTTTCCGGCTGACCAGCCTGTGGAGCTATTTCATGGGTATGATCATCGCCCTCTACATGTACATGTTCTCTGCTTCCGTCGGTATTACCATGTGTTTCAATTTTTTGAGCATTGAAACCGAAACTTAAAAATAAAAGTAAAATTGCTGCTGCTCTTTTCTTATTGATATCTTTCAGCATTTTATTTAATTTCCAGAAATGGGTCCCTTTCCAAAAGAACATCACAAACATTCCTCCGAATAAAAATGTATATCCGATATAAGAGATCAAAGTTCCCCAGAAATCATGATTAACGGATAAAACTGTTCCCATTCTGTCCGGTGAGAAACTAGACTGGAAGAAACGGTATCCTTTATAATTCAAGACATTATTCATATAAATTTTATAGGGCGTCTGTTTACCTTCATCAATGATCTTCACATGACTTTCATAAGCACTTGGAGATGAACTTCCGGGATAAGTTTCCATTACAAAATCATCCAGTTTCAGTGCAAAAGGCGTGTTGTAAATTTTAGGGCCGAAACCTACCATAATATTCAGACCATCCATTGTCACCTGTTTATAAGCATTTGGATTTCCTCTTTCTACGGATAAATCAACAATCTGTTTTGTTTTTGGACCCTGAAGTTCGATGGTCATTACGTCAGGAACGTTCTGATCTTTTTTTCTGTCACCTTCGAAAGCCATTAGTTTTCCTTTTCTAAGACCTTCAGGCACAACCAACTTCAATTCGTTAATCGTATACAAACTTCTCAAAACCAATGGCTGGAACTGATCTTTTACGGTAGTTCCTGTAGCCTGGGTCGCCATCGTCATAAAATTGGCGTCAACGGGAGTTTTGATTAAGATCTGTCCGTTTTCTTTTCTGAATTCGACCGCACCGTCAATGGCTCTGTTAAACGTTACCAAAGTTCCATTGATCGATTTTGTTTCGCCCGGTTTGATATAAATATTTTGTCTTCCAGTTTCAGCCGTAGAAACCAAATGAAGATATTCTGCACCATTCGGATCGGCAATTAAACTGTCTTTTTTTCTTTGCACATAATCGAGAGTCTTTACTTTAATGTCTTTACCATGGAAATCATACGTTGCATTAAAATTTTTATGCAAAGGTGACATTAAATAAGGAACATCCTGATAATCCAGTACATCTCCTTTATCTTCGATCTGAATTTTGAAGAAATGCTTATCGGTAACAATTTCATTAGAAGTTTCTCCTTCTCTGATCACCATCTGACCTTCAAAGCTTATGTATCTTGTGATGGCTCCACCTATGAAAATAAAAATAAATGAGAGGTGAAAAACCAGCACAGGCCATTTTTCTCTTCTCCAGAGACGATATCTGGCAATATTTCCAAGGAAATTTAAGATCAAAACAACCATAATCAGCTCAAACCATTTTGCTTCATAGATTAATGCTTTTGCTGTGGGCGTTCCATAGTCGTTTTCTAAGAATGTTGCATACGCCATCGAAAATGCGTAAACCAGCAATAGAACTGCCATCGTTCTGGTTGAAATAAGAATATCCTGGATCTTCTTCATGATTTTTTTTAGTTGACATGCAAAAATAAGGATGATAAAACGAAAGGGAGAGAAAAAAAGCTGTTTTTTGTCATCAGAGGGTAATGAAATCGTTATTTTGAATGATTCTTAATAGCTTATGAATCATTTTTGAAATGTAAATTATTGGCAAACGAATACAAAAAACCAGACTTGTTTTGGTGAAAAAAAATAATGACAATATTAAAAAAACACTAAATTTGCCGAGATTGACATTATGGAAAAGAAAACACAAAAACCACAGACCGAATCGCCCGAAAGAGGCAAAATTTTATCGAAGCCGCGCATCTTTTTCGGATTGACGTTTATCGTTTTTTCAGGAGTTCTGGCACTTTCTTTCATTTCATATTTAATGAACTGGAAATCAGACCAAAGCCAAGCCGGAACAATGCTTGATAAAAGCATACAGTCTTCCAATATTTTTGGAAAGCTGGGTGACTGGCTGGGCAATATTTTTATTTTTGAAAGTATTGGTGTTGCCTCATTTATTGTTGCATTTCTCTTTGTGGTTTTGGGGACAATGATCCTGAAGAAAAAAATCTTTAAACCTTGGATGACTTTCGGCCATTCTTTATTCTTTATTTGCTGGCTTC includes the following:
- the ccsA gene encoding cytochrome c biogenesis protein, giving the protein MKKIQDILISTRTMAVLLLVYAFSMAYATFLENDYGTPTAKALIYEAKWFELIMVVLILNFLGNIARYRLWRREKWPVLVFHLSFIFIFIGGAITRYISFEGQMVIREGETSNEIVTDKHFFKIQIEDKGDVLDYQDVPYLMSPLHKNFNATYDFHGKDIKVKTLDYVQRKKDSLIADPNGAEYLHLVSTAETGRQNIYIKPGETKSINGTLVTFNRAIDGAVEFRKENGQILIKTPVDANFMTMATQATGTTVKDQFQPLVLRSLYTINELKLVVPEGLRKGKLMAFEGDRKKDQNVPDVMTIELQGPKTKQIVDLSVERGNPNAYKQVTMDGLNIMVGFGPKIYNTPFALKLDDFVMETYPGSSSPSAYESHVKIIDEGKQTPYKIYMNNVLNYKGYRFFQSSFSPDRMGTVLSVNHDFWGTLISYIGYTFLFGGMFVMFFWKGTHFWKLNKMLKDINKKRAAAILLLFLSFGFNAQKIETHGNTDGSREHVHVEGDDHTHEIAPQAGQPEKRIQQNSVAAPLTKMKMISPDEIIARNKISKDHADKFGYLLVQNYEGRIVPINTQALDVLRKLYKKDAFRGTDGKYLTANQWFLSVNTDTPSWTMVPLIKIDAKGGKELLRKTKADEEGYTSLMNLFPADANGNLTYILDEDYNTAFRKKPGDQSEYDKQVIKINERVQIFNEFFSGQFMRIVPVKNDPNHTWHSWLDQKMEPDMESQQVMGPYFAEALQAQKTGNWSKADAELAKLSAYQQKWGKSVVPSENKVNLEVFMNEVNLNFKLLIFYTIIGSLLLILGFVELFKPRKLLSKIIKAIIIIGTVGYFFHFLGLVARWFISGHAPWSNGYEAIIFISWIGISAGLMFYFGFGKPNLEQKASLATMRLVSKGNTSNALIPAAGFMVAVIMMGFAHGGSALDPQITPLVPVLKSYWLIVHVAIITSSYGFFGLSMIIAVISLVFYIISNKTAFKIHNDTTLKELAIVSEMSLTIGLFALTVGNFLGGIWANESWGRYWSWDPKETWAFISIMVYAFVLHMRLVPGLRSRWAFHVATMFAFCSMVMTYFGVNYYLSGLHSYAAGDPVPVPAWVYIGLATMLLLSIVSYIKFVALKKK